AACCGTTTTCTCTATCTTTTTACCAAGCGTAAGACAATACTTTCCAAGGCAAAAAGACAGACAAAGATAAAGGCAATCGTCGCTCCTGGAGGGGTGTCTAAGCCATAGGAAATCAGCAGACCCGAAAACATACCCGCTAAGGCAATGATAATTGCTAGGATAATCACACTATCAAAACTCTTCATCAAGCGCATAGCAATGGCCGCTGGCATGATTAGGATGGAAGAGACCAACAAGGTCCCAGCAATCGGCATCATAATGGAAATGGCTACCCCAGTCACGATCGAAAGCACCATGGAAATCAAGCGCGTAGGCAAGCCCGAAGTATAGGCAATACTCTCATCAAAAGCTTCCACATAGAGGACCCGCTTAAAGGCGAAATAAGCAAGGAGAACAATGACTGCTAAGGCAATTAATAAGCGGACTTGTACAGGCGAAATAGTGACAATCGACCCGAATAAGTA
This genomic window from Aerococcus sp. Group 1 contains:
- a CDS encoding metal ABC transporter permease; the protein is MALFQYDFMVRAFIACGAIACFAPVLGLLLILRKQSLMSDTLAHVSLAGVALGFLLGVEPIYTTILVVVIAAMALEYLRRVYKNYSDISIAMLMSGGMALALLLMSRVESASSIEAYLFGSIVTISPVQVRLLIALAVIVLLAYFAFKRVLYVEAFDESIAYTSGLPTRLISMVLSIVTGVAISIMMPIAGTLLVSSILIMPAAIAMRLMKSFDSVIILAIIIALAGMFSGLLISYGLDTPPGATIAFIFVCLFALESIVLRLVKR